A portion of the Drosophila sechellia strain sech25 chromosome 2R, ASM438219v1, whole genome shotgun sequence genome contains these proteins:
- the LOC6608008 gene encoding elongation factor Tu codes for MSGLLPKLWRQSEVGLVRRIRQSLIGPGASQSRWTGTRLLATSADKNPAPGLRELPHCNVGTIGHVDHGKTTLTAAITKIQSQKGLAEYLSYDQIDRAPEEKARGITINACHIGYSTTERTYAHTDCPGHADYIKNMISGASQMDGAILVVAATDGQMPQTREHLLLAKQVGIQRIIVFINKADLVDQEVLELVEIEMREMLSDFGFDGVNSPVICGSALLALRDDKSEFGVPSIEKLLEQCDSYIPTPQRDIVSPFILPIDNAFTVPGRGTVVVGTIKRGTIPRNADADLLGFNQNLKTSISDIQIFRKSVPQAQAGENVGALLRGIKISAVERGMLLCATGSEDISNHFEGSMYLLSRAEGGRVKPMLSKYIQQLFSQTWNVPARIDIVPSEAMLMPGEHGQVRVTLLRKMVMTPGQAFTIRENGATVATGMVTQRLRSLDLPKNKLSKVLVDC; via the exons ATGAGCGGACTCCTTCCGAAGTTGTGGCGCCAATCTGAAGTGGGGCTAGTGCGCCGGATCAGGCAGTCACTGATTGGACCGGGCGCCAGTCAGAGCCGTTGGACAGGCACTCGTCTCCTAGCCACCAGTGCGGATAAAAATCCGGCCCCTGGGCTGCGGGAGCTGCCCCACTGCAATGTGGGCACAATTGGTCACGTGGACCATGGTAAAACGACCCTGACCGCCGCCATTACCAAAATCCAGTCGCAGAAGGGTCTGGCGGAGTACCTGTCCTACGACCAGATCGATCGGGCGCCCGAAGAGAAGGCGCGCGGCATAACTATAAATGCTTGTCATATTGGGTATTCCACTACAGAGCGGACCTACGCTCACACGGATTGCCCGGGTCATGCGGACTACATAAAG AACATGATCTCGGGCGCCTCCCAAATGGATGGCGCCATCCTAGTGGTGGCCGCCACCGATGGCCAAATGCCCCAGACTCGCGAGCACCTTCTTCTGGCAAAACAAGTGGGCATCCAGCGCATCATAGTGTTTATAAACAAGGCCGATTTGGTGGACCAGGAGGTTCTGGAACTGGTCGAAATCGAGATGCGTGAGATGCTGAGTGATTTCGGCTTTGATGGCGTTAATAGCCCGGTTATTTGTGGCTCAGCGCTGCTGGCCCTTCGCGATGATAAATCGGAGTTCGGGGTTCCGTCAATTGAAAAGCTACTTGAGCAATGCGACTCTTACATACCAACGCCGCAGCGCGATATCGTGTCCCCATTTATCCTGCCAATAGACAATGCTTTTACGGTACCCGGAAGGGGAACCGTGGTCGTGGGAACCATCAAAAGGGGCACCATTCCACGGAACGCGGATGCCGACCTACTGGGCTTCAATCAGAACCTGAAGACGAGCATCAGCGACATCCAGATATTCCGGAAGAGCGTGCCCCAGGCACAGGCTGGCGAGAACGTAGGCGCACTGCTGCGAGGTATTAAGATATCCGCCGTGGAGCGGGGAATGCTGCTGTGCGCGACCGGCTCCGAGGATATATCCAACCACTTCGAAGGCTCCATGTATCTGCTATCGCGGGCCGAGGGCGGTCGTGTCAAGCCCATGCTGTCCAAGTATATACAGCAGCTCTTCAGCCAGACGTGGAATGTTCCAGCCAGAATTGACATAG TTCCAAGTGAGGCTATGCTTATGCCGGGTGAGCATGGCCAGGTGCGCGTCACGCTGCTGCGGAAAATGGTCATGACGCCGGGCCAAGCCTTCACAATTCGCGAGAACGGAGCGACGGTGGCTACCGGAATGGTGACGCAGCGCCTGCGGTCCCTTGACCTGCCCAAGAACAAGTTATCAAAAGTCTTGGTGGATTGTTAA
- the LOC6608009 gene encoding myoneurin — protein MVVCGNILARNNFEHFVLACAHQNDCYVEMEFKRWREFIVHVKEHLESNPSLQQELNASEVISSAECEEEVSPAKVFIVEKPPDNCLAEDMFVDVPPSSENEESTSQAEEEEDEEEDDDVDCSSMTVDSESGTRNSTNFAPLTKFNPTFYRRSPRITQFIELYKQQTCLWDPADESYRDKEKRAAAYEELLDQLKATVNLNLTAYKLKKCITSLHAQYAAISRQKKTQKLTKVPLYYHGKYSFLAARGSLEDADSDDDDADGKIKLVFTEENQLTTQFIDLYSKFPQLYDPAHEHFCNLNVRKSSLIEITDLLTSEFSLGLVTHYDVYDSIQSMRQWYSRRIKTLTDVQSVGLSLAEKQYIERCNSFMPTKSFRQKLKCEVCEHSFSTDHALQAHQFRDHKMGEGGWFRCTLCELNFDRKCHLQQHSQRVHMDKSFVCDICSRSFAFGNQLAIHKRTHDAKHIAKPFVCEFCGKCFKQKIQMTTHVTAVHTKIRAFKCDMCPKDFLTKRDLKDHVKAHLNIRDKVCEVCQKAFTNANALVKHRHIHKEKTLQCSLCTTRFSERVSLGVHMRRTHKILKSSLSSSDALFTNTFPQP, from the exons ATGGTGGTTTGTGGGAACATTTTGGCCAGGAACAACTTTGAGCACTTTGTTCTGGCGTGTGCTCACCAGAATGACTGCTACGTGGAGATGGAGTTCAAGCGGTGGCGGGAGTTCATCGTGCATGTTAAAGAGCACCTGGAATCAAATCCAAGCTTGCAGCAAGAGCTGAATGCTTCCGAAGTCATTTCGTCCGCCGAATGCGAGGAGGAGGTATCGCCAGCCAAGGTGTTCATAGTGGAGAAACCGCCGGACAATTGCCTGGCTGAAGACATGTTCGTTGACGTGCCACCTTCCTCAGAGAACGAAGAAAGCACCAGCCAGgcggaggaagaggaggatgAGGAAGAAGACGACGATGTGGACTGCTCCTCGATGACAGTTGACAGCGAATCGGGCACCAGAAATTCCACAAACTTTGCTCCTTTAACCAAA TTCAATCCGACGTTTTACCGACGCAGTCCACGGATCACACAGTTCATTGAACTGTACAAGCAGCAGACATGCCTCTGGGATCCAGCGGATGAGTCGTACAGGGACAAGGAGAAACGCGCAGCTGCCTATGAGGAGTTACTGGATCAATTAAAGGCGACCGTCAACCTTAACCTAACGGCCTATAAGCTGAAGAAGTGCATCACCAGCCTACACGCGCAGTATGCGGCGATCTCGCGGCAGAAGAAAACCCAGAAACTGACCAAGGTTCCACTGTACTACCATGGGAAGTACAGCTTTCTGGCAGCGCGCGGTAGTCTGGAGGATGCGGACAGCGATGATGACGACGCCGATGGCAAAATAAAG CTGGTGTTCACAGAGGAGAATCAACTGACCACTCAGTTCATTGATTTGTACTCCAAGTTTCCCCAACTGTACGATCCCGCGCACGAGCACTTCTGCAATCTAAACGTACGAAAGTCGTCGCTTATAGAGATCACAGACCTGCTGACTTCGGAGTTTTCGTTGGGCCTGGTCACCCACTACGATGTGTACGACAGTATTCAGAGCATGCGCCAATGGTATTCGCGACGGATCAAAACCCTCACCGACGTCCAATCTGTGGGTCTCTCGCTGGCCGAGAAGCAGTACATCGAGCGCTGCAATAGCTTTATGCCCACTAAATCATTCCGACAGAAGCTTAAATGTGAAGTCTGCGAGCACTCCTTTAGCACAGATCACGCCCTGCAAGCCCATCAGTTCCGGGATCACAAGATGGGCGAGGGAGGCTGGTTTCGCTGCACGCTTTGCGAGCTAAACTTCGACCGAAAGTGCCACCTGCAGCAGCACAGCCAGCGTGTGCACATGGACAAGAGCTTTGTCTGCGACATCTGCAGCAGGAGCTTTGCCTTTGGCAATCAACTGGCTATCCACAAACGCACCCATGACGCGAAGCACATCGCCAAGCCATTTGTCTGCGAGTTCTGCGGCAAATGTTTTAAGCAAAAAATCCAAATGACCACCCACGTAACTGCGGTTCACACCAAGATCCGAGCCTTCAAGTGCGACATGTGCCCCAAGGACTTCCTGACCAAGCGCGACCTTAAGGACCACGTAAAGGCCCACCTGAACATCCGCGACAAGGTCTGCGAGGTCTGTCAGAAGGCCTTCACCAATGCCAACGCCTTAGTCAAGCATCGCCACATCCACAAGGAGAAGACCCTGCAATGCTCACTCTGCACGACACGCTTCTCGGAGCGAGTTAGTCTGGGCGTCCACATGCGACGCACCCACAAGATCCTCAAGAGCTCTCTGTCGTCAAGCGACGCACTCTTTACAAACACATTCCCTCAGCCTTAA
- the LOC6608010 gene encoding zinc finger protein 334 gives MEVCGSVMTNSKYEMFRLKCLYCSIESELKDWELFIIHVKTAHYCEDEDVKINEIKEDPEELYCVVDAADPAIAYGPDEFFEVIETSNGVDQWMEADSKDIQCEEDATAATNHFWELEPGGSSLELLAETEVTQMDDSSQNHIPLNTDDDDVDCSDFFMSEDDLAPPRKPGRPPRRTRPGQVFKFKVSFIRSNPRVLHLIQAYKEHPCLWNPSDEHYQDEPARSMAYEAIMERMDRKANVLFTVEELKKTIEQLHVQYTLASETKQRGKLVGLAARYFAKCEFLSVAPVVTPRDNEEDNDLAAIKLNFKEENLITSSFIETYANYPVLYNQALPDFGSIEIRADAFKRMAKEFQPVVKANETDVYIAVNKLRRWLYDAIRRLKSKELIQKCSKQEVQYLQMCSFLPAKGSESQVLYCDYCDKRFHGDYNLRVHIVKAHEVGDLPYLCSFCPRRFDRHVDMDRHKLRSHFERKLKCQYCEKSFAVDTDLKVHTLIHTGERPHVCDICGKTFRLKLLLDHHVNGVHLNIRPYSCNMCTKTFRKKFELANHIKGHLNIRDKKCEYCDATFYDHSSLSRHRRSHRSE, from the exons ATGGAGGTGTGCGGCAGTGTGATGACCAATTCGAAGTACGAGATGTTCCGACTGAAATGCCTCTACTGCAGCATAGAGAGCGAGCTGAAGGATTGGGAGCTGTTCATCATCCATGTGAAGACGGCGCACTACTGCGAAGACGAGGACGTTAAGATTAATGAAATCAAAGAGGATCCCGAAGAGCTATACTGCGTCGTTGACGCCGCGGACCCAGCCATCGCCTATGGGCCGGATGAGTTCTTCGAGGTGATCGAAACCAGCAATGGGGTCGATCAATGGATGGAAGCCGACAGCAAG GATATCCAGTGCGAGGAAGACGCCACTGCAGCTACAAACCATTTCTGGGAGTTGGAGCCAGGCGGCAGCTCTTTGGAACTTCTAGCCGAAACGGAAGTCACGCAAATGGACGACTCTTCTCAAAATCACATACCCCTAAACACagacgatgatgatgttgaTTGTAGTGACTTCTTTATGTCTGAGGATGACTTGGCACCTCCTAGGAAACCTGGGCGTCCGCCCAGGCGAACAAGACCAGGACAGGTTTTCAAG TTCAAAGTTTCGTTTATTCGGAGCAATCCCCGTGTGCTGCATTTGATCCAAGCGTACAAAGAGCATCCCTGCCTTTGGAACCCTTCCGATGAACACTACCAGGACGAGCCCGCTCGAAGCATGGCCTACGAGGCGATAATGGAACGCATGGACCGCAAGGCCAATGTTCTCTTCACCGTGGAAGAACTGAAGAAAACGATCGAGCAACTACACGTGCAGTACACGCTGGCTTCGGAGACAAAACAAAGGGGAAAACTTGTTGGTCTTGCAGCGCGTTACTTTGCCAAGTGCGAGTTCCTCAGTGTGGCGCCTGTTGTAACGCCTAGGGATAACGAGGAGGACAACGACTTGGCTGCAATTAAG CTTAATTTTAAGGAGGAAAACCTGATAACCAGCTCATTCATAGAGACCTATGCCAACTATCCCGTGCTGTATAATCAAGCGTTGCCAGACTTTGGCTCGATAGAGATTCGTGCAGATGCCTTCAAAAGAATGGCAAAGGAATTCCAGCCAGTGGTGAAGGCCAACGAAACGGACGTTTACATTGCGGTCAATAAGCTGCGCCGTTGGCTGTACGATGCCATTCGTCGTCTCAAATCCAAGGAATTAATTCAGAAGTGCAGCAAGCAAGAGGTGCAGTATCTGCAAATGTGCAGCTTCTTACCCGCCAAGGGTTCTGAAAGCCAGGTGCTGTACTGCGACTACTGCGACAAACGTTTTCACGGCGACTACAACCTACGGGTGCACATCGTCAAGGCTCACGAGGTGGGCGACCTACCGTACCTCTGCTCGTTCTGCCCGAGGCGCTTTGACCGCCACGTAGACATGGACCGTCACAAGCTGCGTTCCCACTTCGAACGCAAGCTGAAGTGCCAGTACTGCGAAAAGTCGTTCGCCGTGGATACCGACCTAAAGGTGCACACACTAATCCACACGGGCGAGCGGCCTCACGTCTGTGACATCTGCGGCAAGACATTCCGGCTCAAGCTACTCCTGGACCACCACGTCAACGGAGTTCACCTGAACATTAGGCCCTACAGCTGCAACATGTGCACCAAAACCTTCCGCAAGAAGTTCGAGCTGGCCAACCACATCAAAGGACATTTGAATATCCGTGATAAGAAGTGCGAGTACTGCGATGCCACTTTCTATGACCACTCTTCGCTTTCCAGACATCGCCGCAGCCATAGATCGGAATGA
- the LOC6608011 gene encoding histone-lysine N-methyltransferase PRDM9 gives METCGLICVSGDYEKFLMRCSYCPTDVEVAQWQEFVLHIRNVHSKVRIMEDDFDQMEENSTESGLVDPPQEEPQAEEPIFQEDESADGACVKLHIDAVRSSTNETEESDVSLVTDEEESVQEEEPSEPALDDANLKSTPTYKFHPSFFRRDHRTVKFIEIYKDHPCLWHPTHSDYKEPKKCKEALRRMAIDLEATVSVFLNEMALKLAIKKVHMQFNTVHKRVVSGKQKPQSLAFSIYKLCSFLNASNDEEGATNNEKIKLNFSKKNKLTTDLIEMYANFPQLYDSTHKEFSNMSSRKQAYESMAAEFSVPNVDINSDDIFRAIQNLRQWYYKNTKHAIYAGSAAEKFYLEVCRFMPPKMYKQRLVCEFCHQITSSDHVLQSHIFKAHNIGELPFKCALCDRSFVGRCELANHIQRVHIGKTHKCTHCERSFAVMSDLQLHIRTHTGHKPYVCEHCGKAFRLRSQMTLHVTAIHTKIRAFKCTMCPKDFVKKVDLSDHIKGHLNIRDKICTVCGKGFTSCHALIRHRQIHSEVKKFVCKLCDSRFSQFVGLNTHMKRTHNILRNNPQKGKDAVDAEN, from the exons ATGGAAACTTGCGGCCTTATTTGTGTGAGCGGGGACTACGAGAAGTTCCTGATGCGCTGCTCCTACTGTCCAACGGACGTGGAGGTGGCCCAGTGGCAGGAGTTTGTGCTGCACATCCGCAACGTGCATAGCAAAGTGCGGATCATGGAAGACGACTTCGACCAAATGGAGGAAAATTCTACAGAGTCTGGGCTCGTAGATCCTCCACAGGAGGAACCCCAAGCGGAAGAGCCGATATTCCAGGAAGACGAATCGGCGGACGGAGCCTGTGTAAAGCTGCATATTGACGCAGTGCGTTCGTCGACAAACGAGACTGAGGAGTCGGACGTCTCTTTGGTTACAGATGAAGAAGAATCCGTCCAGGAGGAGGAGCCAAGTGAACCAGCTCTTGATGATGCCAACTTAAAATCCACACCCACATACAAG TTTCATCCATCTTTCTTTCGACGAGATCACCGAACCGTAAAGTTCATAGAGATCTACAAGGACCACCCGTGCCTCTGGCATCCCACTCACAGCGACTACAAGGAACCCAAAAAATGCAAAGAAGCTCTGAGGCGTATGGCCATTGATTTGGAGGCAACTGTATCCGTATTCCTGAACGAGATGGCCTTAAAGCTAGCCATCAAGAAAGTCCACATGCAGTTCAACACCGTGCACAAGCGTGTGGTGTCTGGAAAACAGAAACCTCAATCGCTGGCTTTCAGTATATACAAATTGTGTAGCTTCTTGAACGCTAGCAACGATGAAGAAGGGGCTACGAATAACGAAAAAATTAAG CTTAATTTCTCCAAGAAAAACAAGCTGACTACCGACCTGATTGAGATGTACGCGAACTTTCCACAGCTGTACGACTCCACCCACAAGGAGTTCTCCAATATGAGCTCTCGAAAACAGGCGTACGAGAGCATGGCTGCGGAGTTCTCAGTGCCCAATGTGGATATCAACAGCGATGACATCTTCCGCGCCATACAGAATCTCCGGCAGTGGTACTACAAGAACACTAAGCATGCCATCTATGCCGGAAGTGCAGCCGAGAAGTTCTACCTAGAGGTGTGCCGGTTCATGCCTCCAAAGATGTACAAGCAGCGGCTGGTCTGCGAGTTTTGCCACCAGATTACGTCCTCGGATCACGTCCTTCAGTCGCACATCTTCAAGGCGCACAACATCGGCGAGCTGCCCTTCAAATGCGCCTTGTGCGACCGGAGTTTTGTGGGACGTTGCGAGCTGGCGAATCACATACAGCGGGTCCATATCGGCAAGACCCACAAGTGCACCCATTGCGAACGTTCATTCGCTGTGATGTCGGACCTGCAGCTGCACATCCGTACGCACACGGGCCACAAGCCTTACGTCTGCGAGCATTGCGGCAAGGCCTTCCGACTGCGGTCCCAAATGACGCTCCACGTCACGGCTATTCACACTAAGATCAGAGCCTTCAAGTGCACCATGTGTCCCAAAGACTTTGTGAAAAAGGTCGACCTATCGGATCACATCAAGGGCCATTTAAACATCCGCGACAAAATCTGCACTGTGTGTGGTAAGGGATTCACCAGCTGCCACGCACTCATCCGACACCGGCAGATTCACTCCGAGGTGAAGAAGTTTGTGTGCAAACTCTGCGACTCCAGGTTCTCCCAGTTTGTGGGTCTTAATACGCATATGAAGCGCACCCACAACATTCTTCGTAATAATCCACAAAAGGGTAAAGATGCTGTGGATGCAGAGAACtga
- the LOC6608012 gene encoding GPI ethanolamine phosphate transferase 2 produces the protein MEQHKSRLVYTIGMLTAFLCGALLFLIGFFPASYSVAEKESTVPEGRPTALLGVELTPPPPAYDSIVLLLVDALRDDFPDATSMPVAYSRACERLKLHVDIPTVTMPRLKSITTGTLSNFIDIALNLGHTEQMQDSFLHRLKKQNRVVSFAGDHTWVKLFPSEFTRQVENHDSFYVNDFYEGDRNVTKTLETELERSDWSMLILHYLGLDHIGHVEGNASPRVPLKLKEMDEVVEKILDHKSFPNVLLMLTGDHGMADGGGHGGNTPAETLVPLYLYSNNCSKTPSVSKRYNQIDLAPTLSVLLSVEIPTLSIGCLIPEMLQSLSLEHQLYAYFYNAHHLLNKARVKFGHEIVHRSDYYTWYQNATLLHKKLLRPLREGDGGGASQVYYQNAKLNYMRVAREISNLLSESLVKFDYGFIAVGLALTTSTSLHIVISVLYLDLTEQLQLDGLKVGQLWLSAIAAVVLNFTSHALDIITTSSMLYSILLLVPISIAVYLTNDVAQALLKIALPPLYTRRLKVSIPLPLPLLACYAIRTLTLGSSSFIEFEYNTWYYLGNTLILLTAFRTLRWRITKTNVELNGRHLYTIASTCLWQMRKVLVVLMLLTLVRYIHRLQAIQSTVVIFSMLLLWARLHRHSQLPQSLASGAALFMVYCFRGLNGQVLFFDVPSHMAAKLVVPTLVIFWCCLALVLMLGYRAALPQAHSFGKVPPTGALLQLLQTNLTSSLLLGALLQRVHNILLLPVLLVALQQTYKLCDVYGTSVRKFSVRLVHVYKIIMTIFLARMFFFYQGNSNSLSTIDLTPGYIGQTNYNPSIVAIFVTLNTYSADIHAFLFLVVHTLRSDLRSVGIMQLQPPYSIAADSLIAPLYAALIMLPAAFYLCLLVGFRYHLFIYSVFSPKVLYDCYTVLVFYLVFLVTSLYFKLFKHDA, from the exons ATGGAACAGCACAAAAGTCGGCTGGTCTATACCATCGGCATGCTCACGGCGTTCCTTTGCGGCGCGTTGCTCTTTCTGATTGGCTTCTTTCCGGCCTCCTACTCGGTGGCGGAGAAGGAAAGCACCGTGCCAGAGGGCCGGCCCACTGCTTTGCTCGGCGTGGA ACTGACGCCGCCGCCACCTGCCTATGACTCCATTGTGCTGTTACTGGTCGACGCGTTGCGCGATGATTTTCCGGATGCCACGTCTATGCCGGTGGCTTATTCTAGGGCCTGCGAGAGGCTTAAGCTCCATGTGGACATACCGACGGTGACTATGCCACGCTTGAAGAGCATCACCACCGGCACCCTTTCGAACTTTATCGACATTGCGTTAAACCTGGGTCACACGGAGCAGATGCAGGACTCGTTCTTGCACCGACTAAAAAAGCAGAATCGAGTTGTTTCCTTTGCCGGCGACCACACCTGGGTAAAGCTCTTTCCCAGCGAGTTTACACGGCAGGTCGAGAACCATGATTCCTTTTATGTTAACGACTTCTACGAGGGCGACAGAAATGTGACCAAAACACTGGAGACTGAGTTGGAGCGGAGTGACTGGTCTATGCTGATTTTACACTATCTGGGCCTCGATCACATTGGTCATGTCGAGGGCAATGCCAGTCCTAGGGTGCCCCTGAAGCTAAAGGAAATGGACGAGGTGGTGGAGAAAATATTGGATCATAAG AGTTTTCCCAACGTTCTGCTTATGCTGACTGGAGATCATGGTATGGCTGATGGCGGCGGACATGGCGGCAATACGCCAGCCGAAACTCTGGTACCCTTATATTTGTATTccaacaactgcagcaaaaCACC ATCCGTCTCAAAACGGTACAACCAAATCGACTTGGCGCCTACCCTTTCAGTGCTTCTGTCTGTTGAAATACCTACGCTCTCCATTGGCTGCCTAATACCGGAGATGCTGCAGTCGCTGTCTTTGGAGCACCAGTTGTATGCTTACTTCTACAACGCCCACCACTTGCTCAACAAGGCGCGAGTGAAGTTCGGCCACGAAATAGTCCATCGGAGTG ATTACTACACTTGGTATCAGAATGCCACCTTGTTGCACAAGAAGCTGCTGCGCCCTTTAAGAGAGGGCGATGGAGGTGGAGCTAGTCAGGTTTACTACCAGAACGCCAAGCTAAATTATATGCGCGTGGCTCGCGAGATTTCCAATCTGCTCTCCGAATCCCTGGTGAAGTTCGACTACGGATTTATAGCCGTTGGATTAGCTTTGACCACATCA ACATCCCTTCATATTGTGATCAGCGTCTTGTACTTGGATCTCACCGAACAGCTTCAGCTGGACGGATTAAAAGTGGGACAACTGTGGCTTTCTGCGATTGCTGCTGTCGTCTTAAATTTTACTAGTCATGCATTGGACATCATCACGACCAGTTCAATGCTCTACAGCATTCTCCTATTGGTACCCATCTCGATCGCTGTTTACCTTACAAACGACGTGGCGCAGGCGCTGCTGAAGATTGCATTGCCTCCGTTATACACGCGTCGCCTGAAGGTTTCCATTCCATTGCCGCTACCTCTGCTAGCTTGTTATGCTATACGCACTTTAACTCTTGGTTCCTCCTCGTTTATTGAATTCGAGTACAATACATGGTATTACCTGGGCAATACCCTAATCCTATTGACCGCATTCCGAACGCTGCGATGGCGCATCACCAAAACCAACGTGGAACTCAATGGCCGTCATCTGTACACAATTGCATCGACCTGTCTGTGGCAAATGCGTAAAGTGCTTGTGGTGCTTATGCTGCTCACATTGGTGCGCTACATCCACAGGCTGCAGGCTATCCAGAGCACCGTCGTCATATTTTCGATGCTGTTGCTCTGGGCACGCCTGCATCGTCACAGCCAGTTGCCGCAGTCGTTGGCCAGTGGAGCAGCTCTATTCATGGTTTACTGCTTCCGAGGACTAAACGGCCAGGTGCTTTTCTTCGACGTGCCTTCGCACATGGC TGCGAAACTTGTGGTGCCGACGCTGGTGATCTTCTGGTGCTGTTTGGCCCTTGTTTTGATGCTTGGCTATCGGGCGGCACTGCCTCAAGCGCACAGCTTTGGGAAGGTGCCGCCCACAGGTGCATTATTGCAGTTGCTGCAGACGAACCTCACCAGCTCGCTGCTGTTGGGTGCGCTTTTGCAACGGGTCCACAACATCTTACTACTACCGGTACTTCTGGTGGCCCTGCAGCAAACGTACAAGCTGTGCGATGTCTACGGCACCAGTGTCCGAAAGTTCTCCGTGCGATTGGTGCATGTGTACAAGATCATCATGACCATATTCCTGGCCAGGATGTTCTTCTTCTACCAGGGCAACTCGAACAGCCTGTCCACCATTGACCTGACGCCCGGTTATATCGGGCAGACAAACTACAATCCGTCGATCGTTGCCATCTTTGTTACCCTCAACACGTACAGTGCGGATATTCATGCATTCCTCTTTTTAGTTGTCCACACCCTGCGCTCGGATCTGCGCAGTGTGGGTATCATGCAGCTACAGCCTCCGTACTCTATAGCCGCAGATTCGCTGATAGCTCCGCTTTACGCCGCGCTGATCATGTTGCCGGCGGCCTTCTACCTCTGCCTCTTGGTGGGCTTCCGCTACCACCTCTTTATCTACTCCGTGTTTTCCCCAAAAGTACTTTACGACTGTTACACTGTGCTGGTGttttatttggtatttttagTAACGAGTTTGTactttaaattgtttaaacatGACGcttaa